The following proteins are co-located in the Enoplosus armatus isolate fEnoArm2 chromosome 8, fEnoArm2.hap1, whole genome shotgun sequence genome:
- the spsb1 gene encoding SPRY domain-containing SOCS box protein 1, whose product MGQKVPGGIKTIDMRDPAFSPLKLELQALSRTKPSRLDLLLDMPPASQDVQVQHSWNNDDRSLNIFVKDDNKLVFHRHPVAQSTDAIRGRVGYTRGLHVWEISWAMRQRGTHAVVGVATSDAPLHSVGYTALVGSNSESWGWDLCRSKLYHDGKNLPGKSYPAFLEPDDTFIIPDSLLVVLDMDEGTLGYIVDGHYLGVAFRGLKGRKLYPVVSAVWGHCEIRIRYINGLDPEPLSLMDLCRRSVRVALGRDRLSEIHRLPLPASLKNYLLYQ is encoded by the exons ATGGGGCAAAAAGTCCCAGGTGGCATTAAAACCATTGATATGCGGGATCCGGCGTTCAGTCCCCTGAAGCTGGAGCTACAGGCCCTGAGTCGCACCAAGCCGTCTCGACTGGATCTGCTGCTGGACATGCCACCTGCCAGCCAGGACGTCCAGGTCCAGCACTCGTGGAACAACGACGACCGCTCCCTCAACATCTTTGTCAAGGACGACAACAAGCTGGTGTTCCACAGGCACCCTGTGGCGCAGAGCACGGACGCCATCCGGGGCCGTGTTGGCTATACAAGGGGACTGCACGTGTGGGAGATCAGCTGGGCAATGCGTCAGAGGGGCACGCACGCCGTGGTCGGAGTGGCTACAAGTGACGCCCCTCTGCACTCGGTGGGCTACACAGCTTTGGTAGGAAGCAATTCTGAATCCTGGGGCTGGGACCTGTGCAGGAGTAAACTCTACCACGATGGCAAGAATCTCCCAGGAAAAAGCTACCCGGCCTTCCTCGAGCCAGACGACACCTTCATAATACCAGACTCCCTCTTAGTCGTCTTGGACATGGATGAGGGGACTCTGGGTTACATAGTGGACGGACATTATCTAGGGGTGGCGTTCAGAGGACTTAAGGGCCGGAAGCTGTACCCGGTGGTGAGCGCCGTGTGGGGACACTGTGAAATACGAATCCGGTACATTAATGGACTTGATC CTGAACCCCTCTCTCTGATGGACCTGTGTAGGCGTTCGGTGAGGGTGGCATTAGGAAGAGACCGTCTGAGTGAAATCCATAGACTGCCCCTGCCGGCCTCTCTCAAGAACTACCTGCTCTACCAATGA
- the slc25a33 gene encoding solute carrier family 25 member 33, which translates to MAQKDTLLHLFAGGCSGTVGAIVTCPLEVLKTRLQSSGLTLRPVFQVQLGTLSGTGVIRPGTVTPGLLQVLRSILEKEGPRSLFRGLGPNLVGVAPSRAIYFAAYSKSKEKFNGLFVPNSGVVHMSSAGVAAFVTNSLMNPIWMVKTRMQLEKKAKGEKKMNALQCARYVYKMEGIRGFYRGLTASYAGISETMICFLIYETLKKHLAKSQFTSRNSEQGKGASDFLSLMMAAAFSKGCASCIAYPHEVIRTRLREEGSKYKYFFQTGRLIAVEEGYAAFYRGLIPQLIRQIPNTAIVLSTYELIVHLLGDSK; encoded by the exons atggcACAGAAAGACACGCTGCTACATCTGTTCGCTGGGGG ATGTAGTGGTACGGTGGGAGCCATCGTGACTTGCCCCCTGGAGGTGTTGAAGACACGGTTGCAGTCCTCTGGCCTCACCCTCCGACCCGTCTTCCAGGTCCAGCTGGGCACCCTAAGCGGCACCGGGGTTATCCGACCAGGGACTGTTACACCTGGGCTTCTGCAGGTTCTACg ATCAATTCTAGAAAAAGAGGGGCCAAGATCACTCTTCCGTGGCCTGGGGCCGAACCTAGTTGGCGTGGCCCCCTCAAG agccATTTACTTTGCTGCATACTCGAAATCTAAAGAGAAGTTCAATGGGCTGTTCGTCCCTAATAGTGGAGTGGTGCACATGTCCTCTGCTGGTGTTGCAG CTTTCGTTACTAACTCTCTGATGAACCCCATCTGGATGGTCAAGACCAGAATGCAGCTGGAGAAAAA AGccaaaggagagaagaagatgaaTGCACTGCAGTGTGCCCGCTATGTTTACAAAATGGAAGGGATTCGCGGCTTCTACCGAGGCCTGACTGCATCTTATGCCGGCATCTCGGAGACAATGATCTGCTTCCTCATCTACGAGACACTGAAGAAACACCTCGCCAAGAGCCAGTTCACCTCCCGGAACAGTGAACAGGGGAAAGGGGCGTCAGACTTCCTGAGTCTGATGATGGCAGCTGCTTTTTCAAAGGGCTGTGCGTCCTGCATAGCCTACCCACACG AGGTCATTCGGACAAGGCTTCGTGAGGAAGGCAGCAAGTACAAGTATTTCTTCCAGACGGGGAGGTTAATAGCAGTGGAGGAAGGCTATGCAGCTTTTTATAGAGGACTCATTCCACAGCTAATTAGACAAATCCCTAACACAGCCATCGTCCTCTCCACGTATGAACTCATTGTCCATCTGCTGGGAGACTCCAAGTGA